Within the Phaseolus vulgaris cultivar G19833 chromosome 9, P. vulgaris v2.0, whole genome shotgun sequence genome, the region CTCCCTTTTGATCCTCATACGATTCTTGAGTTTCACAACATTGTTCCAACATGATGTTCAAATAGAATTGATGTAATGGAAGAAATTTTActggaaaaaattgtttttctgtttcCAGTTGCTAAGACGGAGGGAGTTTAGATGAGTGTGCATGTGATTGAGAAAGAAAGTGTAAGATATCAAACTAAATAGATTCTTTAGAAACTTTTCTTTCTgctttatttatgtttattgtgAAAGTTGTGTGTGTCACATTAGTAAGCTAGGCGTGATTTACACAACCATACAAGTTTTGGGTGTTGGCTGCTTCAATTGGAAGCACAAGGGGTCATAGAATTCAGAGAGATTTgtgaaaataaacaaaaaactgAGTTCTATTGAATAAAATCAATTTCTACATGCTGTTACAGAAATAAACTTTATACAGGAGAACCTGTAAATAACTCTAACTAACTAGTTACAGCTGTCTCTTAACAGATGTCACATTATACTGACTGAGTAATACACTCAAGGGGCTAAATTGCAGATGAAATGGGCTTTAACTTCTTTGTTGTCATCTTTAAGTACAAGATTTCCTTTTCAGAGAACTGGAGACGTTTGGCTGCAATGCAATCAACTGTTCAGATTTCAAAATTGATTTACACctgttttattaaaataaattattgctTGCCGTCTATATCATGTATATTGTATTCACTATTTTTTGTGAAAATAAGtatattgttaaaataataaaaatatagtataaGACCATCCATGTGGCTTCACCTAACAACTTAAGCTTTATTCTTGAGATGGTATCAAAGCCTTTATGATCAAATGATCCACAGTTTGATCCTTGTTGCCCCTATTCTTCTAATAAAAGTTGAATTTCAATATATATGGATGGGCCTGTGCACTATTTAAGTTTCAAGTTAAAGGACTCTTGCGTGAAGGGATGTGTTTAAAATGTAAATACTAATATGAAACGATTCATGTGTTTTCACCCAACAGCTTAAGCTTTTGGGATAATTGGGTTAATGACATGCATGATATTTGTTGTCAGTAGCTTTAACTTATAAACATGAATCCTCAGGCTTCTTGAGATTAACAAATAAATTATCTTCCAgttctttttatatttgtatttctttAGGAAAACAGACTTATTCTAGGAAATTAACTTGATATTTTCTTATACTGCAGATAATTTTAAAGCAATGTCGGGAAACCCATTGCCATTATTGTTTGAATGATCTACCTGCTGATAGAGTTCCTTGTATATCATGTTCAATACCATTGTATTGCTCCCACCAATGCCAGATACGAGCAGGTGGGCAAATGTTCAGGATTTATCCAGAAAATAAtgacacttttaaaaaaatgccCAGTGATCTTGGAGAATATGCTTCTGAAGTTATCCAAAGCGATGATTCTGAACAAGAAATTGAGGATATTACTGAACATAAACATGAATGTGGAGGTGTACATTGGCCTGTGGTACTGCCATCTGAGATTGTTTTGACTGGCCGAATACTAGCAGGGTTTTTGCTGAATAGCACATCTGAAAATATTGTAAACTTTGTGGAAAGactggtatattttaaatgcaTGCAGTTTTTTAGTTCAGTTAATTTTGTTGTCATTTGATTATGAGTAGCTGCATGCTTATGGCTTCTTCTCATGCAGGAGCTTTCTCATTGTTACAAACACATGTCATCCGAAAGCAAATTGGATTCACATATATATGCCACTGTATTGTTATATTGTCTTCAGCACTCTTGTGAAACTATGTTTTCCATAGACGGAGTCTCCATATCGCAGGTTGTTTTGTTACTCCTCTGTGTACATGCATGTGCATGTGGATGTGTCTATTTGTTCTTTGATTCGTAACAAAAGTTACAAAACCATCATATGCCATGTGCTGGGcaacatttttttcaatatgtTGAAGCATTCGTTgaaaaatgtaatttattttgttgCTTTATTGTATTTGAATCATTAAAATAATCATATTCAGGTTCCAAAATTCTTTGTAAATGCAGGTTGTCATAATTATTTCTCAAATTAAAGTGAATTGTATGACCATTGTTCGTTTAAAATCAATAGATGCTCATGGAGGTCATTTTGGAGAATTTCCATTTCAATACGGTGCACATTCAACCAGTAATGTGGAACAGGTACATATTTTGACACAtgtcttttaaaatttaattagattAATGCATTGATGGCGTAACTTACATTGTCTTTCAATTACAAATTGCTACATTTGATGAGTTTGTTGATTTCTATAATAAGTTAATAACTATTAATACCTTTAAGGTCCGTTTGGTAGACAGGATGTGAGAAAATAGGATATGATAACTATACTAATCCTATTGTAATGATGTTTGTTTTATCAACATGATATGATAATGTTATTTAGTCACTTATTCTATCTTGTATCAACATGATATGATAAGTTTAATAGAGTAGGATAAACACTCTCCTACCTCTCTTTATATGATATTCacccatacatttaaattaaaatggtaattaaatataaaaaataattttttattattaaaatatattttaaagaaaatatttatgtcataatattaattttacaaaacttatataatttatttataacttgaagaaaaggtataattttgttaatattaatttgtaCAATAATGTACATCATAATATTATCTTACAtgtatttattttgtaattactGTGGCACAGAAACTTAACTTATATTATTTGTtagaatattaaattaaataataataacttaaatacttttaagatgttaattataattttaaaatcttatataatttttttataatataagaaatagttatagaaataaaatataattttgtataatttagttaatctttttttaaaaaatcctaagttagaattttttttaaattaaaagtaaaattttagataattatatgtaatttgaatataatttatgttatatcctaacattatttaatttgttatcTTGTGTGCATCAATACTGTATATTATTCTACAATATTATGTTATTATCCTATTATGTTTTTTGTCTTATcatatcatatatttttatcctATCATATCATATCCACCAAAAGAGCCCTAAAAGTTGTGCTTGAGATTATCATATCATATATACACTTACAATACATAGAAACTAAACTCTTGacttttattgtattattttcttgtttaatACACTTTTTTGCTTTTGCTGTATTTACTTGTGAATATTTTGCAAGCCAAACAATTATGACTGTGACATTGCTGGTGATGGTAATATTTTCTTAGTGACTATTATATCCTTGGTATTCTAAGTCATATTATGTTATTTATCGTAGGTCAGAGTGGGTAAAGCCATCTATAAAGCTGGCAGTTTATTTAACCATTCTTGCCAACCGAATGTTCATGCATATTTTCTTTCACGCACTCTTTACCTACGAACCACACATGGTGTTGCAGCTGGTTGTCAGCTAGAACTGTCTTATGGTCCACAGGTATTGGAAATTTAAAGCTGTACTGACATTGCTAGTTAGTTTTGTTTGAAACTTTTGAAGTGTGTCTATAttcttttttcttataaagATTTTCAGTGATCAAACATCCTTAAAGCTTAAGCTGTTACAGAGTAGttttattttcatctttaaCATTCCTCCTCACACAAATTCCCTTTGTGGTTGAGCCGGAGAGGACAAGGGCCCACCAAACTTTGTACTGAAATATTAGTTTAATTAGAATAAGGGTTGCATGGGTCGAGCTATTGACAACTTAATTTAAGAGGCTCTGTTGCCTAGTTGAGAAACCAATTCCAAAAGTGAGAGAGAAGAGGACATGAATTTTCCTATGAATTTGAGAGGAAACTTTTGCTCATATAAGCAGAACTGAGGCTTGGAATAATACAATATTTGGTTTGAATCATCATGTGTTACAATAACGAAacatttatttgataattaaaaataatagaggCATGTTTTATTATACCAATAAACTATTTTGTACTAATAAATTAAGAAGTTGGTcaataattagtattattataaCTGCTAGTACAAGCAGAAGCCTGCAAGTAGAAGATACTTGTAATCACAGATCCTCTCATAGTGGAGAACTTGAAGTTCTAGACTTACTTGATTAGTATTACGCCAAACATGGGGGCTAACCAGTTTTAGGTGATTTTAATAACAGTTTGTTAGACTTGAATAATGAGAGGGAGAAAATAAATATCATATTAATTACAATCATGGTGAGTACAGTCTCAACTCCTCAATCACATtctcttagaaaaaaaaataaaatctaccaAAATGAATATGTAAATTCCAGGGATAGTTTTCTTAATTACTATGGAGATTTTAGGATATTTTTATTCCAACAATCCCCTATGTACAACAGTTAGGCCTTAACATACCTCCCTGGTTACTGGGTCTGGAATTGTATTTGTTTGACATGTGGGTCCTACTCCTCCTTCGCTTCTACAAAAGGAAAGCAACAAAACACAAAGTGATTTACTCAGACTTTCAAATGTCAAGTCTGTTGTAAAAATGCTTCTGTTCCAATGTTCAATATACAGTTCTGTTTTGCAGGTTGGGTTGTGGGATTGTAAAGATCGCCTTAACTTTCTCAAAGACGAATATGCATTTCATTGTCAGTGTATTGGTTGTTCAGAAGTTAATGTATCTGACGTAGTCCTCAATGCCTTCCATTGTGTCAATCCAAATTGTTCTGGCGCAGTGTTAGAAAGCAGAGTACTTGACTGTGAACAGCAGAAAATCAAGCACTTCACTATTACTGACCGTGTAAGCCATTTAGAGGACACTTGTTGATACTGAATTACTATTGTTCTTTGGATTATAAATCTAGGTTAAGTTTAAATTGTGTGCTTTACCTCAGACAGTGTcttgattttcaagaaattgCCTCAACAAAACAATATGGAAGCCATTCTTGTGGTTGGGATGCATTACATTATATGGAAAAAGTGAAAATACTATTAGTGATGATCTGTATAAGCTAAATGCAACATACATAGACCTAATAATAAATGCTATCCTAGTATTTTTAGGCTTCAAATAAAGGGAACAAGGAATACAAATTCTAATTATATGGAGGGAATATTCAATATATAAGTAAGGGTAGAAATCTATGTAAATACAGAAACAAATCGTGTGCTAAGCAAATTATTCATGCATACCAACAATTCTTTTTTGTATCTGAATATCAAGCAGCCTACCACCTTCTATTCATTCTATCCAGTGTTCTAAAAATGGCTACCTGACCATGAGTTAAATTCAGGTAATGCAGTAAAATTTTGGTATAATCCAAGTCTTCTGATTCATCCTTATTTATGGAGCTGTTACTAGAAATTTAATATGGATTGGCAATTCTGTCAGATaccattttttataataaatgacAAATCACTAGTATTGAGCAACTAAGCATTTTCCTTCTGTTAGGTAAGTTGCTAAGGGACAGGAAACTTGGATAGATGACATTATGATGCATGTTTTCGCCATTTCAATTTTGCAATATTTTTTCACTACAAAAACCCTCCACTCTTTCAGGTTGACAAGAATGATGACATTAGTGTATGTCTTAATGTCTTCAAACAAAACGGGGCCTATATTCATGGTCAACCTGGATACTGTTTGAAATGTGGTTCTTACTGTGATTTAGAGTCTTCACAAGCAGCAGTCAGTGAAGCTTTAATATGTATCAAAAGGTTTGCACTGTTCAATTTGGCTCCTAATAACCCCATCCTAAAGTACATATTTCCTTTTACTCTGAATATAATCATAGCAAATCTTGAATAGTTCCCAATTTTAGGCTACCTTGATAAATCCCCCATTTAAAATCCTGCATGATCTCATTGTAAATAGTATATGGCTGCTTATTTTTGAGTATTTTACATCCCAAAATACGAAAATGACAGGTTGCAGGATGCAATATTGTTGAAAGAAATTTCAAGTATTACTATTTCTGATGCTTTGATATCTCTTCAATCGCTAAGATTAAATTTGCATGCTTACAACAAGCTTATTGCAGAGGTGAGTTTGAGCTTCCTGCACTTAAACTCCTCCATGTTAGTTATAGTTTTATTCGTTTATGCTAATAGGTGTTGCGTGTTGGGTAGTCTTGGAATACCCATACTGTTCAATTACTTCATAAGCATTGAATTTAACCAATGCGAAATTAAAGTAATCATTAGATAGATAAGATCAAGCCTATAAAAGTCTTAAAAAACCATATTGATATTGCAGTAATTACTCCATTTTAATATACAACCCTGATTTGTCAAATGTCATTTTTACTTCCATCAGCTCTATCTCTTTATTCCTTTCCCTTCACATATCTTTCTCTCTTTTcgttctttctctcttttcgTTCTTTCTCTTCCCCCAAGGATGTATACTAATGGGGTGTGGAAGCATTAATTTtgtgtgatatatatatatataatatctatTTGAGAACTTATGTAAATACGTAatctttttaaacaaaaaataagctAATCCAAACATGCACTCAATGACTGGATTTCTTAGACTCCAAAAGTGTGTGTGGTAACAACTATTGAATGTCATGGACTGGTAGACAAATAATGTCTCACGTTTTCAATATGATGGTTTGTTTAACTTTTATATCCTTCAACATGATATGATGCATGCAGGCAGAAGACAGCATTGCTCAGGCTTTCTGTTTAGTGGGAGAATTACAATTATCTGTTGATCATTGCAAAGCTTCTATCCAGgtaaaacttttattaacaAGCTTACTAGTATAAAAGGGGTGGGGAgggagaattttttttttgacatCTGTTTACTATTATCCCATCGCGATGATCGCGTATACCTAGAACCTATCAACTATCCAGAATTTTTTCCAGTGgcagaaatataaatattttttgaatggAACTCAGAAAACTTCCCTGTTAAATTGTGTGGTGTAGCACTGTAAAATCAgacagaaagaaaagaaaaacaataaacatttcagccattaatttaaaaactgttATATCTAACAGTGCGTATTTACTTTATCATGGTTAGTGACACATGTTCCTCTCCCACTGTAGCCTTCTTCTGGATATAAATGTATGCTTGCTGAAATGTTTTCTATTGATTATGTTATTGTTTATTGATGTTGGTGAAAATTTCACCCGCACCAAGCAATTGAAAATGAGAACTCATTGGTGTACATCTTACAGGAACTGGACTTATGAATTTGACAATTACGATTTAGGCATTTTAACCATTCTGCCATGGATAGTGAGAATCCTTAACAACCAAATTCCAATTGAAGTGAAATCGTTTGAATAAATTGATGCAGTTTAGGGGGATTTGACGAAAGAACATCAATTCAAATCCTGAACTTTTTTAATTGAGATATATCTAGAATCTCCTTGCTATTCATGAACCAAATCCACCATGATACAAACTTAGGTAGTGCTTAAGTCCCACAACGATTGGTGTATGATGCTGAATGAAGTACAGAAGTGTTTTGTTCTTCGCCTCAACAACTCTAACGTTTAAGGATGATTTCCCAAGTGCCTGGGTgcttatatattgttttgggaGGAAAACCTGCCCTTAAAAGCTACTCCCATTGATATTTTTTTGCCCTTTCTATTGGACTTTTTTGTATTGAACCttgcattaattaatttttgacCAAAAATACACATAATTATTTTAGctcaaaaataataaataatatgaattgTCTTTTTCTCCATTATAAATATGGAGAATTGAAGACtttagttttataattaaaattccGTTACTATTATTCTGTCTCCATACATGAATTTATTTAgggataatttaaaaaaaatattacaatgcaaaaaaaattaatttttctaattaaattgactaacttttttagtaattttgaaTTTGGTATCAGTACCTTATATTTAGAGACGGATGGAATAGTTGTTAAGAAAGAAGAACCAAATACTTAACTACTCTACCAAACACTTCATCCTACTCGATGAAGCTTTAGGCACCTCATAATAGCCAAGTCTATATCACACATAACACCACAAATAAAATAGCAGAAGATAGAATTTGTGATGACACCTTTTTCCTACATCCACGGAAACACTTAAACAATGTTCACTTAGATCAATAAAGATTACAAGTTTTGTGGAAACATGAAAAGCACTCACCTAGAAGTGTATCTCCCTACAAACTCAGGAATCCCATTTAAGATTTAAACCGAATGGTAAAACACGCTCACAAGAGACATTTTGACTACTACAAGTGACTACCCACATTAGTTCATTTCTCTCTGACTTGAGTGCCTCAACACTTCACAGGACTTAATAGTTAATGCATATTGGTTACTTTTCACCTTTCAAGGGTATTGAAATGTCATTTCCTTCTTGCAAAAGAGACTCGGTTCTTCCATAAGTTGAAATATAACTTCCACTACATGTTAATGAATGCATTTCCAATATGGTATTGTTACCAAAATTATGTCTTTCTCAGTAATAGGTCTAAAGCGTTTGTTGCTTTTTGTGTTGCAGATTCTGGAAAAGCTATATGATACTGATGATATTGTTATTGCTTACGAACTGGTGAAGCTTTCTTCCATCCTACTTTCCTTGGATGATTCTACTGCTGCGGAAAGCATAAATCGAATTGATGATATCTTCTCACGTTATTATGGACTTCATGCAGACTTGGTGTTCCCTGATCTTCAATATCTCAGGAAAGAAATTGAGAAATTTTCAGTGAAGGCCATCCAATAAAATGATTTTACGACAAAATGAGCTATAGAATGTCAGGTATAATTGTCAATCACAGCTTAAATGACTTTTCATATAATATGAAAGATATACAATAGTCAACGACCTCAAGAAGATTACTCAAAGCTCATCCAAGCTGTTTGATAGTCTAGGCATATTCTGCATAAATATGAACGAGACTTTGAACTAAGGTCAGTCAAGTTTGTTCTCTAACTACTCTCTCTTTCCGAACATGTGCTTTATTAATATAGATTCATCCAAATTTATAGGGGTGgagatatattttaaagattgtCTTGAGATCTCAGTGGATGAAACCTCAATTAGTTACATGGGTATCAACAATTACTTTTCAAGTTATAGCTTTAGTTCCCAAAGAAAATTGTTTCTTGCAGTAAGTTATACCTTCTACTGctaaaatcaaatcaaggaatttatttctttcttaattAATGGTTTCAAGGAAATGGGGAGCAGTAAACATAGGAGATTGTGTAATTTGTATGATTATATTTTATGCGCTGAATTTAAGAGGATATGGTGCAAAGCTATAGGTGTGAAAAGTTGTAGGAATGGTTACTTGACAGATTGTGCAGCTTAGCAATGAACTTCTTCTACTCCGTCTTCTAACCGGTTTTGATATGCTCTCTTAGAAGTTAGACATGTATTATATGCTCTCATACCAAGTACAATTATTAATGACTTCCAGAAGACTGCATTTAGTATTAGCACTAGAGGCTAACACTTGTCTGATCTACTAGCATGTTAGGCTATTGGGTGTCTTCTTACTCTGATACCTATTGACAAACCTAGATTACCAACAAAGTTTCTGAAAACCTCCATGAGATGAGTCTTCTCTCAAACTCACTTAGTTAATATAAACATTCATTGACTCCTTACTACTTTACCTTCATTTTGTGATTAGGGTTATCAATATAGTTTGAAATCTCACTATGCCTAAATGCTTATACCATATTACTAAACATAGTTTTACCTGCATGGTAATAGCCAAAAATCACCCACCTATGATTCCTTAAAGTTCTCTTTCTCATAGATCATACTTCATACATAAATACCACACCTAATATCAAACATCACAATTTATCTTGACATATACTCAATTTTCATAATTCATAATATTTCATTTAGACAACATTTaattctcactcttcataaagTATTGCCACCAAACGCCAGCCACATGTAACAATCTAAAGCAGTCCCATACTCTATAATACCaagaaatcaagaaaaaaagtaaatatcTCTTATATAGGGGTGATCGCTTAAGTGTCATCCCTTCACAAAAGAGAGAATTGTCTCGACCTCTTGCTCAAATGTCCCAGTGTCACTATATTGTCACTTAGCATCATCAGAATGTTTGAGTGACTAGAATCTTAGATGAGAGAGAATTGTTATGGTGTTTCTCTTGTCGCTTGAGTGGCCAAAACTCCAGAGAAGAGAATTGTTCTAGGCTCTCTCTCTAGCTCAAACTACCATCCGTAGCTTGAGCGATAAAGCTCCTCAGTTGAGCAACATATGGTTTCTTGAGCGAGGTAAACAAAGTTCACAAAATGAAGTCTTTTATTCTAATTGAACTAAAACAAGTTATTTCATTCTAAAACCATTTCTCCTCTGTATATTATGCAAACTACACTTGTTTTATTTCAATTAGATTCAAAGGACAAATGTTGTCAAACTCGAGGATGTGAAAGgggataaaaaattataactcaACTCATAAGTTGAGTTATGAATGTAcgaaaaattatattcataaacctgcatgcattaaaaaaatatagatgatAAAAATAGCTCATAGCGAGTCTTAAATAGGTCCTCTTGTTCTCTATAGAATTTGAAGGAAAAACGGAGTAAGCATAATTGCAGCACCAAGAGAGAGTAGAACTCTAAAATGATTGGAACAGAGAGCGAGCATCAACCAATGTGAAGGCAACACTAGTGACGATGCGTGAGTGTTGTGATGTCAACAACAATGAAGCTAGTGGCAACAG harbors:
- the LOC137821571 gene encoding uncharacterized protein encodes the protein METLKAAIPESLKRAIADSNVDDLQSTCSSLHRFFLHFDPFHQIITQLADPKYGLCGKSEEDALKSKQLGNECFSNADYAKALDCYTQALRKAPLDTGDRKSNLVATLYINRATVLHKMSLLVECLRDCTRALKICPSYAKAWYRRGKANASLGNYRNAICDLNVAKIVEPSLGGKRQIEVELKILLDQCKSTSAAVQIQHKDNSCNTVGEMPQMKLQCVSMPDKGRGMVSSCVISPGSLVHSEEPYAMIILKQCRETHCHYCLNDLPADRVPCISCSIPLYCSHQCQIRAGGQMFRIYPENNDTFKKMPSDLGEYASEVIQSDDSEQEIEDITEHKHECGGVHWPVVLPSEIVLTGRILAGFLLNSTSENIVNFVERLELSHCYKHMSSESKLDSHIYATVLLYCLQHSCETMFSIDGVSISQVVIIISQIKVNCMTIVRLKSIDAHGGHFGEFPFQYGAHSTSNVEQVRVGKAIYKAGSLFNHSCQPNVHAYFLSRTLYLRTTHGVAAGCQLELSYGPQVGLWDCKDRLNFLKDEYAFHCQCIGCSEVNVSDVVLNAFHCVNPNCSGAVLESRVLDCEQQKIKHFTITDRVDKNDDISVCLNVFKQNGAYIHGQPGYCLKCGSYCDLESSQAAVSEALICIKRLQDAILLKEISSITISDALISLQSLRLNLHAYNKLIAEAEDSIAQAFCLVGELQLSVDHCKASIQILEKLYDTDDIVIAYELVKLSSILLSLDDSTAAESINRIDDIFSRYYGLHADLVFPDLQYLRKEIEKFSVKAIQ